Proteins encoded within one genomic window of Cyprinus carpio isolate SPL01 chromosome A15, ASM1834038v1, whole genome shotgun sequence:
- the LOC109109569 gene encoding zinc finger BED domain-containing protein 4-like, translated as MDTKYTAVSRRTITSRLDTVVSERQSKLISEMATVENLSVTVDIWSDRRMRGFLGVTAHWMNTAADAITLKSHLLACNRFKGSHTGERICEEFEQICDQYKIKQKIDHIICDNAPNMKKAFTTCFPSSAEADEDDDDCLDDAELWNALPVDEEERLNETLTSKSQHRLQCFAHTLQLVVGDGLKETRAVSSALAKASRISSLLHTSTSFKEEFEKEFGQRGVPASVVTRWNSTFRQLKSLLSCDYQTLSKVLDVRGHRETIFTLREWAQIKELVSILKPFADATDLTQGEKVVTISAVIPCVLSLNHHLENQKEGTQYLVNLIHSLQRSLQRRFKGIFVNVKMSQPETNEGILPFSDPVYAKAAVLDPAFGVIWIEHDVLVDDKLKEQLTMEVKNLILQEAEHTNMEQTGHGDEEEQIKGDETGLFLYHKKQKKSTHFSPAAQLNHYLDNCDGQNCLLFWGMNKEKMPSLFQIAMRVLAVPASSAPVERVFSHGGIIMRPHRSQLSAIVLANLIFCKCNTF; from the exons ATGGACACAAAATATACTGCAGTGAGCCGCAGAACCATCACCTCAAGACTTGACACTGTGGTGTCTGAGAGACAGTCAAAACTAATAAGTGAAATGGCCACAGTTGAAAATCTGTCTGTCACTGTGGACATCTGGTCAGACAGAAGAATGAGAGGCTTCCTTGGCGTCACCGCTCACTGGATGAACACTGCAGCAGATGCTATAACGTTGAAATCTCATCTACTAGCTTGCAACCGGTTCAAGGGGTCACATACGGGAGAGAGAATTTGTGAAGAATTTGAACAAATATGTGATCagtataaaatcaaacaaaagattGATCATATAATTTGTGACAATGCACCAAATATGAAAAAGGCATTCACCACATGTTTTCCCAGTTCAGCTGAagcagatgaggatgatgatgactGCCTTGATGATGCAGAACTTTGGAATGCCCTTCCAGTGGATGAGGAGGAGAGGCTGAATGAGACATTGACCTCCAAAAGTCAGCATAGACTACAGTGCTTTGCACACACACTACAATTGGTTGTTGGTGATGGTCTTAAAGAGACCAGGGCTGTCAGTTCGGCTCTGGCCAAAGCGTCGCGGATCAGTTCTCTGCTCCACACAAGTACTTCTTTTAAGGAGGAATTTGAGAAAGAATTTGGCCAACGTGGAGTTCCTGCTTCTGTTGTTACTCGATGGAATTCGACTTTCCGACAGCTGAAGTCCTTGCTTAGCTGTGACTACCAAACTTTGAGCAAGGTCTTGGATGTTAGAGGGCACAGAGAGACTATTTTCACTCTAAGAGAGTGGGCTCAGATTAAAGAACTGGTCAGCATTCTGAAGCCCTTTGCTGATGCCACTGATCTCACTCAGGGAGAGAAAGTTGTAACCATAAGTGCTGTGATTCCCTGTGTTCTCTCCCTCAACCATCACTTGGAAAACCAGAAAGAAGGAACACAATACTTGGTCAACCTAATCCACAGTCTTCAAAGATCACTGCAAAGAAGATTCAAAGGCATCTTTGTCAATGTAAAAATGTCTCAGCCAGAGACCAATGAAGGAATCCTGCCATTCTCTGATCCTGTTTATGCCAAAGCAGCTGTTCTTGATCCAGCCTTTGGGGTTATTTGGATAGAGCACGATGTATTGGTTGATGACAAGCTGAAGGAGCAGTTGACCATGGAAGTAAAAA atCTGATTCTCCAGGAGGCAGAGCATACCAATATGGAACAGACAGGTCATGGAGATGAAGAAGAGCAAATCAAAGGTGATGAAACTGGGCTGTTCTTATACCACAAAAAGCAGAAGAAATCCACTCATTTCAGCCCTGCTGCCCAGCTCAACCATTACCTGGACAATTGTGATGGCCAGAACTGCCTTTTGTTTTGGGGAATGAACAAGGAGAAAATGCCTTCACTGTTCCAAATTGCAATGAGGGTATTAGCTGTGCCTGCTTCAAGCGCACCTGTCGAGCGTGTGTTCAGTCATGGGGGGATTATTATGCGGCCCCATCGTTCACAGCTTAGTGCCATTGTCTTGGCAAACCTTATTTTCTGTAAATGCAACACATTTTAG